The Anaerolineales bacterium genome includes a region encoding these proteins:
- a CDS encoding DNA-3-methyladenine glycosylase I produces MTDDLPRCFGTGDPLMTAYHDLEWGVPVRDDQALFEKLVLDSFQAGLSWRTILYKRDNFRRAFHGFDPTRIAGYGPRDIERLMRDAGIVRNRLKIEAAIGNARTYLQLRESRSSFSDYLWGFTEQRVFRGPPSRSWKTVPTRTVLSDAMAKDLKALGFRFVGTTICYAFMQAVGMVDDHLTTCHRYCPDDRPPARRGRSASRPKE; encoded by the coding sequence ATGACCGACGACCTGCCGCGCTGCTTCGGTACCGGCGATCCGCTGATGACGGCCTATCACGATCTCGAATGGGGAGTCCCGGTGCGCGACGACCAGGCCTTGTTCGAGAAGCTGGTGCTGGACAGCTTCCAGGCCGGCCTGTCGTGGCGGACCATACTGTACAAGCGGGACAACTTCCGCCGAGCCTTCCACGGATTCGATCCGACTCGGATTGCGGGTTACGGCCCACGGGACATCGAGCGCCTGATGCGGGATGCGGGAATCGTGCGGAATCGACTGAAGATCGAAGCCGCCATCGGCAATGCCCGCACCTATCTCCAGCTTCGGGAAAGCCGCAGCTCCTTCTCGGACTACCTGTGGGGGTTCACCGAACAGCGCGTGTTTCGCGGCCCGCCCTCGCGCAGCTGGAAGACGGTTCCCACCCGCACCGTCCTCTCGGATGCCATGGCGAAGGATCTCAAGGCTCTCGGCTTTCGGTTCGTTGGCACGACCATCTGCTACGCCTTCATGCAGGCTGTCGGCATGGTGGATGACCACCTGACGACCTGCCACCGCTACTGCCCCGACGACCGTCCGCCCGCTCGGCGAGGGCGCTCGGCCTCCCGCCCCAAGGAGTGA
- a CDS encoding chromate transporter gives MLLWQLFVLFARVALFSWGGGPASLALMQRETMAAGWLTAEEFADAVAIGNALPGPIAPQVSAFIGYKLAGTAGAISAVTGTVLPTTLLMLVMVIFFFGIKDSPAVQAMLRAVRPVVIGLLLWTAYAMASSVLKVSTLGWPAALRQGWDAVIIALGTFLLLTLTTVNPVYIILGSALFGYLVYR, from the coding sequence ATGCTGCTCTGGCAGCTCTTCGTGCTGTTTGCGCGGGTGGCACTGTTCTCTTGGGGAGGCGGACCGGCTTCGCTGGCCTTGATGCAGCGCGAGACCATGGCGGCCGGCTGGTTGACGGCGGAGGAATTCGCCGATGCTGTGGCAATCGGCAATGCGCTCCCAGGGCCAATCGCCCCCCAGGTATCGGCCTTCATCGGCTACAAGCTGGCGGGCACCGCCGGGGCGATCTCGGCCGTCACCGGCACTGTCCTGCCGACGACGCTCCTGATGCTGGTGATGGTGATCTTCTTTTTCGGGATCAAGGACAGCCCGGCCGTCCAGGCGATGCTGCGCGCCGTCCGTCCGGTGGTGATCGGCCTGCTGCTGTGGACGGCTTACGCCATGGCCAGCAGCGTGCTCAAGGTCTCGACGTTGGGTTGGCCGGCGGCATTGCGCCAGGGGTGGGACGCGGTGATTATCGCCCTGGGGACTTTCCTGTTGCTGACTCTCACCACCGTCAACCCGGTCTACATCATCCTGGGGTCGGCGCTCTTCGGCTACCTGGTCTATCGCTAG